A window of Formosa sp. Hel1_31_208 contains these coding sequences:
- a CDS encoding GerW family sporulation protein yields MDLHFEELLEKITDFIKSEANTETVVGKQFELGNFKCVPVIKVGMGFGSGGGEGVEAKGKRGEGMGAGAGVGIEPIGFLVSKDDEISFIEAGKAHGLSAAFEKVPEMIEKIAMIKSKQPETA; encoded by the coding sequence ATGGATTTACATTTTGAAGAATTATTAGAAAAAATTACAGATTTTATTAAGTCTGAAGCCAATACAGAAACTGTTGTTGGTAAACAATTTGAATTAGGAAACTTTAAGTGCGTTCCTGTTATTAAAGTAGGAATGGGGTTTGGTTCTGGTGGAGGAGAAGGTGTTGAAGCAAAAGGAAAACGAGGGGAAGGCATGGGAGCAGGAGCTGGTGTAGGTATTGAGCCTATTGGCTTTTTAGTAAGTAAAGATGATGAAATATCATTTATTGAAGCTGGCAAAGCTCATGGATTATCTGCTGCGTTTGAAAAAGTGCCGGAAATGATTGAAAAAATTGCCATGATCAAATCCAAACAACCTGAGACTGCTTAA